The Primulina huaijiensis isolate GDHJ02 chromosome 12, ASM1229523v2, whole genome shotgun sequence genome has a window encoding:
- the LOC140989731 gene encoding DNA mismatch repair protein MSH3 isoform X4 codes for MIGAEAQRNAIFRVQNRRFAAAAAAVMGKQKQQVISRFFAPKPKSYTATSSSAASPPPKITASVSFSPAKRLRTAQLTPSHSKIPKLTHPKPDEGRPFLPLPDPTLHQKFLRKLLEPSGDHLEPSRANNAQSSKLNYTPLETQVVELKRRYPDVLLMIEVGYKYRFFGEDAESAARVLGIYAHMDHNFLTASVPTFRLNFHLRRLVSAGYKVGVVKQTETASIKAHGLNSSGPFCRGLSSLYTKATIEAAEDMGGAGEGCGPCASYLLCVVEKEVGNVGGGVDLRIGAVGVEISTGDVVYGEFDDNFMRDGLEAMVLNLSPAELLLGMPLSKQTEKLLLAFAGPASNVRVDRVSNNYLHEGGALAEVMSLHEDFIENILLSNFQESIVEAEPQGNSAFAIEGIMAMPDLAVQALALTIQHLKQFGLERILCLQDSFRPFSCSREIILSANALQQLEVLKNNSDGSECGSLLQCMNHTLTMFGSRLFRHWVTHPLCHRNMIYARLDAVSEILESMGIMDFNSEYSGTAMLKLELHHIISSALIGLGRSPDIQRGITRIFHRTATPSEFITVIQAIVAAGKLLLQLHVEEEDEIKNVEVRTVKSVLLRKLISTASSSSVIRTAEKLLSTLNKEATDQRDLHNLFIITDGKFPEVSAATTNIQLANEKLDELKHQYRKQLRMSNLEFSSVSGITHLIEVPSDAKVPSDWIKVNSTKKTIRYHPPEVVNALDKLSLANEELSVVCRATWDSFLKAFHGCYSEFQAAVQALAALDCLYSLAVLSRTKNYVRPIFVDDDEPVQMQISSGRHPVMENMLQDYFVPNDTNLHADGQYCQIVTGPNMGGKSCYIRQVALIALMAQLPSSCIRRATFMAARLKQEICRRENNKLLTSCSRTLLPSDKMECTGDDLPTTKIMNLLEIENACRDMLFKLRITLFKEEDTATKFGLLKHAQGLAKDLMSVLCHVNECEEK; via the exons ATGATAGGCGCGGAGGCACAACGGAACGCTATATTCCGTGTACAGAACCGCCGCttcgccgccgccgccgccgctgtTATGGGAAAGCAGAAGCAGCAAGTGATTTCCCGTTTCTTCGCACCGAAACCCAAATCCTACACAGCCACTTCTTCCTCCGCCGCCTCACCTCCACCCAAAATCACTGCCTCTGTCTCATTTTCACCCGCCAAACGCCTCAGGACCGCCCAGCTCACCCCTTCCCACTCCAAAATCCCCAAGCTCACTCACCCCAAACCCGATGAAGGCCGCCCCTTCTTACCTCTGCCAGACCCGACCCTCCACCAGAAATTCCTCCGCAAGCTTCTAGAGCCTTCTGGAGACCACCTCGAACCGTCGAGAGCTAACAATGCACAATCTTCAAAACTTAACTACACGCCTTTGGAAACACAAGTGGTTGAACTGAAGAGAAGGTATCCTGATGTTCTCTTGATGATTGAGGTTGGCTATAAGTACAGATTTTTCGGTGAGGATGCCGAAAGTGCTGCAAGAGTGCTGGGTATATATGCACATATGGATCATAATTTTTTAACTGCAAGTGTGCCCACTTTTAGATTAAATTTTCATTTGAGGAGGCTTGTAAGTGCAGGATATAAAGTGGGTGTAGTGAAACAAACTGAGACTGCGTCCATTAAAGCGCACGGGCTCAATAGTTCGGGACCTTTTTGCCGTGGATTATCGTCATTATACACCAAGGCTACCATAGAGGCTGCCGAGGATATGGGTGGCGCCGGGGAAGGATGTGGGCCTTGCGCTAGCTATTTACTCTGTGTTGTGGAGAAGGAAGTTGGAAATGTGGGGGGTGGCGTGGACTTGAGAATTGGGGCTGTGGGGGTGGAAATTTCTACTGGAGATGTTGTTTATGGAGAGTTTGATGACAACTTTATGAGGGATGGCTTGGAGGCTATGGTTTTAAACTTGTCTCCTGCTGAATTACTTCTGGGGATGCCACTGTCTAAACAGACAGAGAAG TTACTATTAGCATTTGCTGGACCTGCCTCAAATGTTCGCGTTGACCGTGTGTCAAACAATTACCTTCATGAAGGTGGTGCTTTAGCTGAAGTTATGTCACTACATGAAGACTTTATTGAGAATATCTTGCTAAGTAATTTTCAAGAGAGCATTGTAGAGGCAGAACCCCAAGGGAATAGCGCCTTTGCAATTGAG GGAATTATGGCTATGCCTGACTTGGCTGTTCAAGCATTAGCTTTAACCATTCAGCATTTGAAACAATTTGGTTTAGAAAGGATTTTGTGTTTGCAAGATTCGTTCCGACCTTTCTCTTGCAGTAGGGAAATCATACTCTCCGCCAATGCACTGCAACAACTAGAG GTTCTGAAGAATAATTCTGATGGTTCGGAGTGTGGCTCCTTATTGCAATGTATGAATCATACTCTGACCATGTTTGGTTCAAGGCTATTCAGACACTGG GTGACTCATCCTCTATGCCATAGAAATATGATTTATGCTCGCTTAGAtgctgtttctgaaattttggaATCCATGGGTATTATGGATTTTAATTCTGAATATTCGGGCACTGCTATGTTGAAACTTGAGcttcatcatataatatcatcagCATTAATTGGTTTGGGAAGGTCCCCTGATATTCAGCGTGGGATTACCAGGATTTTTCATAGAACCGCTACCCCATCCGAG TTTATAACAGTTATTCAAGCTATTGTAGCTGCTGGAAAACTTCTTCTGCAACTCCATGTCGAAGAAGAGgatgaaataaaaaatgtagAAGTGAGAACTGTGAAGTCTGTTCTGTTAAGAAAGTTGATATCAACAGCTTCATCTTCAAGTGTAATCAGGACAGCGGAAAAGCTTTTGTCAACTCTCAACAAAGAAGCTACTGATCAACGGGATCTTCATAATCTCTTTATCATTACTGATGGGAAATTCCCAGAG GTCAGTGCCGCAACCACTAACATTCAGTTGGCAAATGAGAAGCTAGATGAATTGAAGCACCAGTATCGCAAACAGCTACGGATGAGCAATCTTGAATTCTCAAGTGTTTCTGGAATCACCCATTTGATAGAG GTGCCTTCAGATGCCAAGGTGCCTTCTGACTGGATCAAAGTAAACAGTACTAAGAAAACAATACGGTATCATCCACCAGAAGTAGTGAATGCTTTAGACAAATTATCTCTAGCGAATGAGGAGCTCTCTGTTGTATGCCGAGCCACTTGGGATAGTTTTCTAAAAGCATTTCACGGATGCTATTCTGAGTTTCAAGCTGCTGTTCAAGCACTAGCTGCCTTGGATTGCCTATATTCGCTCGCTGTGCTTTCAAGGACTAAG AATTACGTACGCCCTATTTTTGTAGATGATGATGAGCCTGTTCAGATGCAAATCTCTTCTGGTCGACATCCA gttaTGGAGAATATGCTACAGGATTATTTTGTTCCAAATGATACAAATTTGCATGCAGATGGACAGTACTGTCAGATTGTTACTGGACCTAACATGGGTGGAAAGAGTTGTTACATCCGCCAAGTTGCTCTTATAGCCCTGATGGCTCAG TTACCTTCCTCGTGTATTAGACGAGCCACTTTTATGGCCGCAAGATTGAAACAGGAAATTTGCAGAAGAGAGAATAACAAGTTGTTAACGAGTTGTTCGAGAACGTTGCTGCCCAGTGATAAAATGGAGTGTACGGGTGATGATTTGCCGACAACAAAAATTATGAACTTGCTAGAAATCGAGAATGCTTGCCGAGACATGTTATTTAAACTAAGGATTACCCTCTTCAAAGAAGAAGATACTGCTACGAAATTCGGTCTTCTGAAGCATGCTCAAGGCCTTGCGAAGGATTTG ATGTCTGTACTCTGCCATGTAAATGAGTGCGAAGAAAAATGA